The genomic interval GGCCCGGCGAATGCCCCCCTCGGCGGCGTCCATCGCCTCGACGATGCGCCGGAGCGTGGAGAGTCGCGGGTCGACGTCGTCGCCCTCGATACGGGCGATGAGTGGCTGAGAGACCCCCGCGCGGTCGGCGAGTTCGCTCTGGGTCAGCTCCAGCGAGAGACGCCGTTCGCGGAGGTCCTCGGGCGTCGGCAGCTTCATGGTTCGGTGATAACCCGAAGTTATACAAAAGCTTTCGGTCGCGGTGTGACCTCCGGCGAGGCCCCACGACGTCGGATGCACGGGGGCTGGGCCGTGAACGGGAGGAGCTTTGGGGCTCCACGTGGTTGGTACCGTGTGACATGACTTCGGGGGCAGCGGACCGGGGGGGAACCCGCCTGACGCTCGACATCTGGCATCCGGACTGCTGGACGCTGGAGGTGACCGAGCGGGTAGCGGCGGGACTGCTCGGTCACGGCGTCCACCACGTCGACGGGCGGGCGCAGGGGCGGTTCACCGCCTTCGCGGACTCCTCGGACGACCTCGCAGCGCTCCTCTCGGCCATCGAGGAGTCGCCGCTCACCGACTCCGTCTGGAGCGTCGCCCAGCCACAGACCGTCGACGACGGTGCGCTCGCACCCGGCAGCGCCACGCAGGGGCTGGTCGTCACGTACGACCTCGACAACAGCATCAACGACGCACTCGTCTCGCGGGGGTTCCTCCCCGACGAACCGGTCCGGATGGTCGGCGGCCGCGAGTACTGGACCGTCGTCGTCCACAAGGACCGGGAGGCGGTCCAGCGTGCGCTGGCCGACGTCCGGAGCGAGAAGGAGGCGGAGATACACGTCGACCACATCGCGACGGCGACCGACGGCGTCGGCGGCGGCATCTTCGCGACGGACGACCTCTCCCAGCGCCAGCGCGAGGTGTTCGAACTCGCCCGCCGCGAGGGCTACTACACCTGGCCGCGCGAGGTGTCGGCGGCCGACCTGGCGACCGAACTCGGCGTCTCGAAGGCGACGCTCCTCGAACACCTCCGGAAGGCGGAGGCGAAACTGCTGGGCGAACGACGCGACTGACGGGGGACCGGCCCGTCGGTGACGGGTCCCACGAGCGCGTGAGCGACCGATTCTGTCGCGTCAGCATCGACCCATCCATGCTAGGGAGGGGAGTTAACCCCGGTGCTGGTAGGTGGTAACACATGTCTTCGGGCACCGCGGACAACAGTCTCGCGCGGAACATGGGGCCGATGGGGGCCATCGCGACGGTGGTCGCCGGCACCCTCGGTGCGGGCCTGTTCGTCACGCTCGGCACCGCCAGTAGCACGACCGGCCCGAGCGTCATCCTCGTGGTGGCGCTGTCGGGTCTGCTCGCGATGGCCATCGCGACGAACTACAGCTGGATGGCGACCATCTTTCCGGGGGCGGCCGGGTCGTACACGTACATCTCGCGGACGTTCGGCAGCCGACTGCCGGGGTTCCTCGTCACCTGGTCGAAGTGGCTCGGGTACATGGCGGCGGACGCAGTCCTCGCCATCGGATTCGGGAGCTACCTCAAGGTGTTCTACCCGAACACGACGCTCCCGTTCGGCGTCGACTTCACCGTCGGCGTCGGCTTCGCCCTGCTGACGGTCCTCTTCCTCGTCAACCTCGTCGGCACGAAGGGGTACAGCGTCTCGCAGAACGCCATCTTCGCCTTT from Halomarina salina carries:
- a CDS encoding helix-turn-helix domain-containing protein, coding for MTSGAADRGGTRLTLDIWHPDCWTLEVTERVAAGLLGHGVHHVDGRAQGRFTAFADSSDDLAALLSAIEESPLTDSVWSVAQPQTVDDGALAPGSATQGLVVTYDLDNSINDALVSRGFLPDEPVRMVGGREYWTVVVHKDREAVQRALADVRSEKEAEIHVDHIATATDGVGGGIFATDDLSQRQREVFELARREGYYTWPREVSAADLATELGVSKATLLEHLRKAEAKLLGERRD